The following is a genomic window from Candidatus Woesearchaeota archaeon.
TCCTCCTAGATTCCGGGAAATTCATAGTCATGCTCGGCGGCGAGCATTCAGTGACAAATGGAGCACTGCAGGCGCTAAAGGAAAAAGGATTCAAAGGAAGCATACTCCAGATAGATGCACATGCAGACCTGCGCGAGGAATATGAAGGCACAAAGAACAACCATGCATGCGCAATGAGAAGAGCAAGAGAGATGTTCCACTGCGTGCAGGCCGGCATAAGGAGCATGTCAGTGCAAGAAAGCAGATTCATCAAAGACAACAAAATAGACACGATCTTCTATGCACCACTCACAGAAGAGAAGATACCTGAAATAATATCAAAGCTCAAGGATGATGTATATATCACCATAGATCTTGACGGCTTAGACCCAAGCATAATGCCTGGTGTCGGAACACCAGAACCGAATGGCCTGAGCTATGAGTTCCTGCTAAGATTATTGCGAGCAGCATTTGAGAAAAGAAATGTGATAGGGGCAGATGTAGTCGAACTAATGCCGCTCCCAGACAACAAGGTATCTGATTTCACAGCATCACTGATAACATACAAGCTCATATTATATAAGCTCTTCCTGGCAGATTAGCCACTACAACCAGAGAGCAGAAAACAAAACCTTTATAAATGTAGCTCCGTTTAAAAAGGCATACAATTCATATTCAAAAAAGGAGGATGATAACATGGCATTAAGTGTTGAAGGACTGACACTGAGCATAATCATTGGAACCCTTGCTGCAATCGTGTACAGCCTAAGAATTCTCGTGCTTCTTGAAAGAAGGATCGCAAGGATGGACCTCAATATCGAGAGGATCACCAGGAGAATAGCAGCAGAAGAACTGGTAATCGAGAGACAAGAGTCCCAAATCCTGAAGAAGCTCAAGAAAAAGAGATAATTTTTTTCCATTTCTTTAAAATGATAAAACATGTCTCACTTAATCATGGCTG
Proteins encoded in this region:
- the speB gene encoding agmatinase, encoding MQTPSDQTSSNHTTPNFCGMEEQDFSKSKAVVLPVAYEGTVSYLKGTSKGPAAIIEASRNMEIYDIELDVQPDETDIFTTEEITHRGENPEEMMEKIKKEYSILLDSGKFIVMLGGEHSVTNGALQALKEKGFKGSILQIDAHADLREEYEGTKNNHACAMRRAREMFHCVQAGIRSMSVQESRFIKDNKIDTIFYAPLTEEKIPEIISKLKDDVYITIDLDGLDPSIMPGVGTPEPNGLSYEFLLRLLRAAFEKRNVIGADVVELMPLPDNKVSDFTASLITYKLILYKLFLAD